TTGCTCCTGTTGTGGGTGTCCGGGTACAGGCCACACCGGTCCGCGGACATCGAGCGCGTCTACGATCGACTTCGCTCTCGGGTGATCGTGCTCTTCGTAGCGATCGCCGTCCTCTCCGTCGTTCTCGGTGGCGTCACCTACGGCACGTATCAGACTGCATCGGTCGAACACGACGTTCAGACCGAACTCGAAGCGATGAGCGAGGACCGACCGGCCGACGGTCCCGATCTACAGTTCCAGGAGGTTGCCGTCGACTACGAACTCGTCGACGTCTACGCCGACGAAACCCCCGTCGTGACCGTCCTCGTCGAACGACCGCCGGGCGAGCGCTTGCCGGCCGATTTCGCGGATACGGTTCGGGAGCGGCTGGAAGCAGCTGCGAACGTCGATCTCGTGGTCGTCGTCGAACTCGTCGCGACCCGGCGAAGCGGATGAGCCGGGCCTGACCTCTCGTAGCCACTGAAACGATTCACACACTGATCGAAACGTCGTCGTTCGATTGGCTGTACACTGACTTTCAGTGGCTACTCCCGTTGGTCGAACGTCCGCGGCGACCCCTCGGTCGGGGCAGCCCACTCGACGGCGTTGTGAAGCACCCGCCGAATCGCCTCGTTCTCGTAGACGGGATACGTCTCGTGACCGGGACGAAAGTAGAAGATACGACCGTTTCCGCGCCGGTAACAACAGCCGCTACGGAACACCTCGCCGCCCTCGAACCAGCTGACGAACACCTGCCGGTCCGGCTCGGGAACGTCGAACGGCTCGCCGTACATCTCCGTTTCGGGGAGCTCGATCGACTCCTCGAGCCCGTCGGCGATCGGATGGCCGGGGTCGACGACCCAGAGTCGTTCGGTGCCGCCGTCCTCGCGGTACTGCAGGCTGCAGGACGTTCCCATGAGCCGTTTGAACGGCTTCGAGTAGTGAGCCGAGTGGAGGGGGAGCAGTCCCATCCCCTCGAGCACGCGCTCCTGTACCCGATCGACGACGGCGTCGCTCACCTCGTCGTGGGCCTCGTGGCCCCACCACAGCAACACGTCGGTCGACTCGAGGACCTCGTCGGTGAGGCCGTGCTCGGGCTCGTCGAGCGTCGCGGTTCGGACCGCGTGGTCGTCCGCGAGCGCGTCGGCGAGCGTCTCGTGGATTCCGTTCGGATAGACGGCTGCGACCTCGTCGTCCTCGCGTTCGTGACGGAACTCGTTCCAGATCGTGACTGCGACCATGGCGGTCCGGTCCGTCGTCCGGAGCCTTAGCTGGGCCGATTCGCGAGAATCCATTCACGAAAAAACACCGTATTTATCCACCCTATATGGTA
This portion of the Natrinema salinisoli genome encodes:
- a CDS encoding ThuA domain-containing protein, with product MVAVTIWNEFRHEREDDEVAAVYPNGIHETLADALADDHAVRTATLDEPEHGLTDEVLESTDVLLWWGHEAHDEVSDAVVDRVQERVLEGMGLLPLHSAHYSKPFKRLMGTSCSLQYREDGGTERLWVVDPGHPIADGLEESIELPETEMYGEPFDVPEPDRQVFVSWFEGGEVFRSGCCYRRGNGRIFYFRPGHETYPVYENEAIRRVLHNAVEWAAPTEGSPRTFDQRE